The bacterium sequence TATCCAAATGGCCCCTCCGGCGATGAGACAGATCAATCCCGCTGCCATTACAGTGAGTTGGACGCCGAACGCCTTTGCCATGCCACCTGCCGCCAGGCTCCCGAACGGGAAGAGCCCCATGAAGGTTATGCTGTAGAGGCTCATCATCCTGCCTCTCATGTGGTCGGAGGTCGCGTGTTGCAGCAGCGTATTGATGCAGGAGAAGGAGAGGGTGAGGGTGAATCCCATTACGGCGAAGATCGCGAGCGCGACGTAGAAATTATGAACCAGGCCGAGCACGATCAGCACGATGGAGAAGATGAGCGCCGATTTCAAGGCGAGCGCGAGCAGCCCCCCGGACGAGCGGCGCCTGGCCAGTAGCATGGCGCTGATGAGCGAGCCTGCCCCGGAGGCCCCCATCATCCAGCCCAGCTCCACCGCGCCGCCGCCGAAGATCTTGTCCGCAAATACAGGCAAGAGGGTTGTGTACTGCATCCCGATCCCGGCCAGCGCTGCGACGAGCATCAGCGAATTGAGGACCGAGGGCTTGCGCCGGGCTTCGATCAGCCCCTCTTTTATCGATCTGAACATTCGTTCATGAGTGTGGCTGACGCTCATCATCTCTCTTCGCCTGATTAAGAGGAGGGCGCCGATCAGCGCGAGGAAGGTGACGGCGTTGAAGAGGAAGCAGATGCCCTCGCCCTTCCAAGCCACGATCCCGCCTGCGACCGTGGGGCCGAGCATCCTGGTCAGGTGGAACATCGCCGCCACGAGGGCGACTGCGTTGAGCAGGTCGCGCTTCCCTACCAGGTCTGTGACGAATGCCTGTCTGATCGGGATCTCGAACGCATACACGGAGCCCAGGAAGAAACCGAATACGATGACGTGCCACAGCTGTACTGCGCCCGTGAGCGTGAGCCACGCGAGAGCTAATGCCTGGAGCATGCAGAGCGCCTGCATCACGGTGAGGATGGTGAGCCTGTCATAGCGGTCGGCCACGAATCCTGCCGGAAGCCCGAGAAGGATACAGGGCACGTGGACCGCGAAATTGGCGATGCCCAGCCACATCGCCGATTCGGTGAGCCTCCAGATCAGCCAGGACACTGCGAGCAACTGCGACCAGGTTCCGATCAATGAGACGAGCTGGCCCCAGAAGAAGAGGGAGAAGTTGCGGTTTTTGAGCGTGCGGAACGCACCGCCTGTGATCGCAGGTTCCGGCATAGGGGCGGTTTGAGTGCTCATGGGCCGGAATCATTACCAGTTTTGCATCCGCTCGTCAGCCGATTTGTTCGGGGCTCGCGATTGACATAAGGGGGTGGCAGGGTTAGGGGAAAATTCCGATTATGATGAAGAGAGAGCTCAAGATAGTGGAGGAGGTCGTGGGCGGCGCATCGGCTGGGAAGGGCGCTGCGATTCCCATCCTCCAGGAGGTCCAGAGAAAGCTGGGCTGGCTTCCGGCCCAGGCCATCGAACGCGTGTCGGAGCTCATCGGCGTGCCGCCTGCGCAGCTCTACGGGGTCGCGACCTTCTACACCCAGTTCAGGCTCTCGCCGGTCGGGAAACACATCATAAAGGTCTGTCACGGAACTGCCTGCCACGTCGCCGGCGCGATCGGCATCTCTGAGTCGTTGGCAGAGGCTCTGGGCGTGGATGCCGAGGGCGGCACCACGGACGACAAGTTCTACACCATGGAGTCCGTCGCCTGCCTCGGCTGCTGCTCGCTGGCGCCGGTCGTCATGATAGACGACGAGGTGCACGCGAGCCTCACGCGTCCCAAGGCTGCAAAGGTCGTGGGAGACTTCAAAAGGCACGAGGGCAGGTGCGCCTGCGGCGACGAGTTCTCCAAAGGTATCAAGATAGCGAAGATCGATCTGGGGGATAAGGCGATCGAAAAAGTCGTGGTGGGCACCGGCAGCTGCGGCAACGCAAGCGGTGCGCTCGGCGTGCTGGCCATGTTCGAGGCCGCGGCAAAGAGTCTGGGGCTCGGCTATGAGACCCGCGAGACCGGCTGCATAGGCATGTGCCATCGCGAGCCGCTGGTCGAGCTCGTGGCGCGCGATGGCACGCGCACCCTCTACGGAAACGTGGGCGCCGCCGCCGCAAAGGAGATCATAGAGCAGCACGTGGGCCAGGGCAGGCCCGCGGCGAAATACGCGATCGACGTCAAGGCCGCAGGAAATCCCGAGCACGCCTTCTTCTCGAAGCAGAAGAGGATCGTGCTCGAGAACTGCGGCGAGATAGACCCTGAGAAGATCGAGGACTACGAGGCGCGCGAGGGGTACGCCGCGCTCAGGAAAATCCTCTCCGCCATTACGCCGGCGCAGGTCATAGAGGAGATCGCAGCCTCCGGCCTCCGCGGCCGCGGAGGCGCAGGGTTCTCCACCGGGCTCAAGTGGAAGTTCGCGCGCGCGGCGCAGGGGGCGGAGAAATACGTGATCTGCAACGCGGATGAGGGGGACCCCGGCGCGTTCATGGACCGCTCGGTGCTCGAGAGCGATCCGCACCGCGTGATCGAGGGGATGGTGATCGCCTCGTACGCAATCGGCGCGCAGCGCGGCTACATCTACTGCAGGGCAGAGTATCCGCTGGCGCTCAAGCGCCTGCGAATCGCGATAGATCAGGCGAGGAAGAAAAAATATCTCGGCGAAAGAATACTTGGGAGCGCGCATCGCTTCGATATCGAGATAAAAGAGGGCGCCGGCGCGTTCGTCTGCGGCGAGGAGACCGCGCTCATCGCCTCGATCGAAGGCAGGCGCGGCATGCCGCGCATCAGGCCGCCCTTCCCTGCGCAGTCCGGGCTGTGGGGCATGCCCACCAACATCAACAACGTCGAGACCCTGGCCAACGTCCCATGGATAATGAGGCGCGGCGCTGCTGCCTTTGCCTCTATGGGTACCGCCAAGAGCAAGGGCACCAAGGTGTTCGCACTCGCAGGGGACGTGAAGAGAGGCGGGTTGGTCGAGGTCCCGATGGGTATCACGCTGCGCGAGGTGGTCGAGGAGATCGGCGGGGGCACCAAGAGCGGAAAACCTGTGAAGGCCGTGCAGCTCGGCGGTCCGTCCGGCGGCTGCCTGCCCGCGAGGCTCATGGACACGATCGTGGACTACGACGCGGTCACGGCCACCGGCGCGATCATGGGCTCCGGCGGCATGGTGGTGATGGATCAGGATGCGTGCATGGTCGACATCGCGCGCTTCTTCATCGACTTCACGCAGAAGGAGTCATGCGGCAAGTGCACGTTCTGCCGCATCGGCACGCGCAGGATGCTCGAGATACTCACGCGCATCACCGAGGGCCAGGGGGCCGCGGGCGACCTGGAGCTTCTCAAGGAGCTCTGCGAAGGGGTGAAGGAGGCCAGCCTCTGCGGGCTCGGGCAGACCGCGCCCAACCCGGTGCTGACCACGATGCGCTATTTCCGGGAGGAGTACGAGGCGCATATCAAAGAGGGCCGATGCCCTGCGGGCAAATGCCGGGCGCTCATCGAGTTCTCTATCTCTGAGGAGTGCATCGGCTGCGGCGCGTGTATCAAGGTGTGTCCGGTCGACGCGATAACCGGCGAGAAGAAGAAGCTGCACGCGATAAACCGGGAGAAGTGCACCCGCTGCGGCGCGTGCAGGCAGGTATGCCCGGTCGATGCCGTGAAAGTGAAATGATGACCATCAAGATCAACATAGACGGCAGGGAGCTCGATGCGAATGAAGGCGAGACGATCCTCGCTGTGGCCCAGCGTGCGGGCATAAAGATTCCCACTCTCTGCCACCACCCCGAGCTTGCGCCCTACGGCTCCTGCTTCATCTGCGTGGTCGAGGTGGCCGGCGCGCCGAGGCTTCTGCCGTCATGCGCGACCCTGGTCTCAGAGGGCATGGTAGTGAGAACCGACTCAAAGCGCGTGCTCGCGTCGCGCAAACTCTGCATCGAGCTGATCCTCTCGGACCACGTGGGCGATTGCCGCGGCCCCTGCCAGGTGGAGTGCCCGGCCGGCATAGACATACCGGGCTTCATTTCGCTGCTCGCGCACAAAAGTGAGGAGGAGGCCATAAGGCTCATCAAGGAGGCGCTGCCATTTCCGGCGAGCCTGGGCCGCGTATGCCCAAGGCCATGCGAGACGCAGTGCAAGCGCGTCTGCGTCGACGACTCGGTCTCCATCTGTTTCCTCAAGCGCTACATCGCCGACCGGGATCTCGCGCGGCCGGATCCGTACGTGCCGCCGGCCGGACCGTCTACCGGTAAAAAAGTGGCGATCGTTGGCGCCGGACCGGCCGGGCTCTCGGCCGCGTTTTACTTAAGGCGCCAGGGGCACGAGATCACGGTCTTCGACGCGCACGACGAGGCCGGCGGCATGCTGCGCTACGGCATACCGGCATATCGCCTGCCGCGCGACGTGTTGGCGAAGGAGATCGACGTAATAAGAAAGATGGGCGTTGCGATCGAGTGCGGGAAGAGGTTCGGCCGCGACTTCACGATCGACTCCCTGACAAAGGACTTCGACGCGCTGTTCCTCGCCATCGGCGCGCAGAGCTCGTCGGCCATGCGCGTGGAGGGCGAGGGGGCCGCGCTGCCGGGCATCGATTTTCTGGAGAAGGTCGCGGAGGGGTTTGAGCTCGACATCGGTGACGACGTGGTGGTGGTCGGCGGCGGCAACACGGCGATAGACGCCGCGCGCACATCTCTTCGGTTGGGCGCAGGAAACGTCAGCATACTCTATCGCCGCACCCGCGAGGAGATGCCGGCCGACAGGGTCGAGATCGAGGCTGCGGAGCGGGAAGGGGTGAAGATCAGCTTCCTCGCTGCGCCTGTGAAGATGGCGCAACACGGCGGCGGAATCGAGCTCACCTGCATCAAGATGAAGCTGGGAGAGCCCGACGCCTCCGGCAGGCGCAGGCCGATTCCGATCGATGGCTCGGAATTCAAGTTGGAGGCCTCGACCGTCATCGCGGCGATAGGCCAGGGCGTGGACGCGGACTGCATAGACGAGACGAGCGAGATAAAGCTCACCAAGTGGAAGACGCTGGACGTGAACCCGGACACATTCGAGACGAGCCGTGCGGGCGTCTTCGCCGGCGGAGACTGCGCGACCGGAGCGGACATCGCTGTCACCGCGATAGCCGCCGGCCGCAAGGCAGCGGCCTCGATAGACGAATATCTCAGGGGCGAGAAAGTGGTTGGCGAGCCGAAGGCCTATCTCCACCTCATGGCGGAGAAGCCCGAGGACTCTCCTGAAGAAATAAAGCGTCTGATGCGCGAGAGGCCGGCAGGGCGCGAGGCTATGCCGGAGCTCCCTGCAAAGAAGCGCGCCAAGTCCTTCGACGAGGTCGAGATCGGTTTCACCGCGGAACAGGCGCGCAAGGAGGCGGAGCGGTGCCTCTCCTGCGGTTGCCGTTCCTACGACTCCTGCGCCATACGCACGCTGGCGCTCGACCTGGGCGCCGAACCTGCGCGCTTCGCAGGGGAGAAACGCCGTTTCTTCGTGGACGAGAGCCATCCCAAGATACGCTATGAGTCGCACAAGTGCATAATGTGCGGTTCTTGCATAAGGGTCTGCTCCGAGGTAAAGGGTCTCGACGCGCTGGGCTTCGTGGGCCGAGGCTTTTTTGCCGCAATGAAACCGGCGATGGAGAGGCCCTGGGACCTCTCGAGCTGCGACGCGTGCCTCAAGTGCGTGCCCATGTGCCCCACGGGGGCCATCTCCCTCAAGGTGACCGCGGCCGACGAGGCGAGGGCCAGATTCGAAGGCAAAAAGGACGCGTCCAAGGACGTGACGGACGAGACAAAGGAGAGAACATGACAAGGACATTCGATCACCTCTTCATCCTGGGCAGGCCTGCTGCGGGCAAATCCGAATTCATGGACTTCATGAAGAAGATCTCCGATGCGGAGCGCACCGATCGCTTTCACATAGGGAAGTTCATCGAGCTGGACGACTTCGTCTGGCTCTGGGAGAAATTCCGCGAGGACGACATCTGGGAGAAGGTTCTGGGCAAGAGGCTCTACTCCTCCCGCTACGAGGGCCAGTACAACATGGAGGACGCTCGCCTCTTCGACTTCCTCATAGAGAAGCTCAACCGCGAGGTGATCGAGCGCTATCTCCCGCGCGATGAGTTCTACGTCGAGCACACGCTCTTCATCGAGTTCGCGCGCGGCGGGGAGAAGCCGTATTTGGAAGCGCTCGCAGGCTTCGACCCGAGCGTCCTCGATCGCTCCGCGATCCTGCGCATAGAGGTCTCGCGCGACGAGAGCTTCCGCCGCAACGAGGCGCGCTATCGCGAGAAGCTCAAGCACACGGTCCTCGCGCACAAGTGCCCTGAACCCAACATGAAGCGCTTTTACAGCGAGGACGACTGGCCGCAGCTCACGAAAGGGAAGATGTCCGGGAAGATCGCGGTGGGCGGTGTGGAGGTCCCCTTCGTCACCATGAACAACGAGCCCGAATCGACCGATCCCAAGGTCCTGGGCCCCCGCTACGGCGATGCGCTGGCAATGCTATGGGAATTGTACTCGAACAACTCCAAGACCATCGCATGACTCTGTGCAACCATTTGATATAATTAAAGAACCCATCGCGATGGGTCGGTCCGGATATCCCGCAACTTTTCAGCGTTTGCTCCGATAATCAGGATGATGCGCTCATTCTTCACATCATTCATGCCCGTGTCCCTTGCGCCGGCCTATGCGTTCGCAGGCTCCGCGCCGCGGTTTTCTCCGGCCGGGCCCGTTGCGGGAGATCCTGTCGATGGATTTTCAATGGTCGACAAGCGCCCGCTCTTCAGCGCGCGAGCGCCTGAGTTGACGCATGCCTCTCTTTTTGCGCGCATCCCGGATAATCCGGATGATACCGTGGCGGTTCCGCCGCGCCTCGAAAAAGACATCGACACTGTGGACGCTGACTATGACCCGCTGTCCGACATAATGGATTTATGCTTCGATGCGGGCATGGTCAAAGCCGTCGACGTCCACACGGCGATGCTCGGCATGAGGATGTTCAAAGCCATCAGATTTGAGGACGCGGTCCTGGCGAGTCTGTTCCTGAAGAGAGAATGGATCATGAAGTTTGCAAAGAGGGAGCGCAACGCGATGAAAAGTATCTCCGCAACCCTCGAGTCCAGGGAGGCGGAGCTCGATCTGGTCAATGAGTCGCTCAAGAATATGGAACTCAATCTGGCCAAACAACAGCGCAGGCAGCGCGGGCCCATGTTGCAAAGGCTCAAGGCCGCTGCGACATCCCTCCTCCATCGGATCAACCCGGCTAAGGGGAAGGGCGAATCGCATCCTGCCGCGGAGC is a genomic window containing:
- a CDS encoding MFS transporter, which codes for MSTQTAPMPEPAITGGAFRTLKNRNFSLFFWGQLVSLIGTWSQLLAVSWLIWRLTESAMWLGIANFAVHVPCILLGLPAGFVADRYDRLTILTVMQALCMLQALALAWLTLTGAVQLWHVIVFGFFLGSVYAFEIPIRQAFVTDLVGKRDLLNAVALVAAMFHLTRMLGPTVAGGIVAWKGEGICFLFNAVTFLALIGALLLIRRREMMSVSHTHERMFRSIKEGLIEARRKPSVLNSLMLVAALAGIGMQYTTLLPVFADKIFGGGAVELGWMMGASGAGSLISAMLLARRRSSGGLLALALKSALIFSIVLIVLGLVHNFYVALAIFAVMGFTLTLSFSCINTLLQHATSDHMRGRMMSLYSITFMGLFPFGSLAAGGMAKAFGVQLTVMAAGLICLIAGGAIWIRTRKLISA
- the nuoF gene encoding NADH-quinone oxidoreductase subunit NuoF produces the protein MKRELKIVEEVVGGASAGKGAAIPILQEVQRKLGWLPAQAIERVSELIGVPPAQLYGVATFYTQFRLSPVGKHIIKVCHGTACHVAGAIGISESLAEALGVDAEGGTTDDKFYTMESVACLGCCSLAPVVMIDDEVHASLTRPKAAKVVGDFKRHEGRCACGDEFSKGIKIAKIDLGDKAIEKVVVGTGSCGNASGALGVLAMFEAAAKSLGLGYETRETGCIGMCHREPLVELVARDGTRTLYGNVGAAAAKEIIEQHVGQGRPAAKYAIDVKAAGNPEHAFFSKQKRIVLENCGEIDPEKIEDYEAREGYAALRKILSAITPAQVIEEIAASGLRGRGGAGFSTGLKWKFARAAQGAEKYVICNADEGDPGAFMDRSVLESDPHRVIEGMVIASYAIGAQRGYIYCRAEYPLALKRLRIAIDQARKKKYLGERILGSAHRFDIEIKEGAGAFVCGEETALIASIEGRRGMPRIRPPFPAQSGLWGMPTNINNVETLANVPWIMRRGAAAFASMGTAKSKGTKVFALAGDVKRGGLVEVPMGITLREVVEEIGGGTKSGKPVKAVQLGGPSGGCLPARLMDTIVDYDAVTATGAIMGSGGMVVMDQDACMVDIARFFIDFTQKESCGKCTFCRIGTRRMLEILTRITEGQGAAGDLELLKELCEGVKEASLCGLGQTAPNPVLTTMRYFREEYEAHIKEGRCPAGKCRALIEFSISEECIGCGACIKVCPVDAITGEKKKLHAINREKCTRCGACRQVCPVDAVKVK
- a CDS encoding FAD-dependent oxidoreductase, with product MTIKINIDGRELDANEGETILAVAQRAGIKIPTLCHHPELAPYGSCFICVVEVAGAPRLLPSCATLVSEGMVVRTDSKRVLASRKLCIELILSDHVGDCRGPCQVECPAGIDIPGFISLLAHKSEEEAIRLIKEALPFPASLGRVCPRPCETQCKRVCVDDSVSICFLKRYIADRDLARPDPYVPPAGPSTGKKVAIVGAGPAGLSAAFYLRRQGHEITVFDAHDEAGGMLRYGIPAYRLPRDVLAKEIDVIRKMGVAIECGKRFGRDFTIDSLTKDFDALFLAIGAQSSSAMRVEGEGAALPGIDFLEKVAEGFELDIGDDVVVVGGGNTAIDAARTSLRLGAGNVSILYRRTREEMPADRVEIEAAEREGVKISFLAAPVKMAQHGGGIELTCIKMKLGEPDASGRRRPIPIDGSEFKLEASTVIAAIGQGVDADCIDETSEIKLTKWKTLDVNPDTFETSRAGVFAGGDCATGADIAVTAIAAGRKAAASIDEYLRGEKVVGEPKAYLHLMAEKPEDSPEEIKRLMRERPAGREAMPELPAKKRAKSFDEVEIGFTAEQARKEAERCLSCGCRSYDSCAIRTLALDLGAEPARFAGEKRRFFVDESHPKIRYESHKCIMCGSCIRVCSEVKGLDALGFVGRGFFAAMKPAMERPWDLSSCDACLKCVPMCPTGAISLKVTAADEARARFEGKKDASKDVTDETKERT